One segment of Ziziphus jujuba cultivar Dongzao chromosome 12, ASM3175591v1 DNA contains the following:
- the LOC107428382 gene encoding uncharacterized protein LOC107428382 isoform X1 — translation MASRDASGFKLLFGLAVMYGLMSMLVYCVIQMKFIKPLEMDAPLDRFSEARAIEHVRILAKEIGGRQEGRPGLKEAARYIIRQLEMMKKRAGSNTRIEIQETFVNGSFNMMFLGHSISLAYRNHINVLMRVSSVDSQISDPSVLMNAHFDSTLGSPGAGDCGSCVASLLEIGRLVVDSGWVPPRPIIFLFNGAEELFMLGAHGFMKTHEWRETIGAFINVEASGTGGPDLVCQSGPGQWPSKVYAQSAIYPMAHSAAQDVFPVIPGDTDYRMFSEDYGSIPGLDIIFLFGGYFYHTSHDTVERLLPGSIQARGENLFSILKAFTNSSQLTNAHEKKFVKANANLHEGERAVFFDYLTFFMVYYSRRVALILHNIPLAIFLAMPLFLYLRSSGLRSWFAVSWDFMKGMLFHATGVILAILFPIIFSILRLLFTSQAMNWFAHPYLAFLMFIPPALIGLLIPRAVCGCFPLSQDASVLKTSTEALSDEARFWGAYGLYASMTSAYLVAGLSGGFLTFMLSAYMLLAWILFCLSVKSCGHQLLSIAPPRTAVFYVIAQIPSLAYSVYFGGFLVQFLIEKMGMMGTIPPPYGYFIPDVIVAALIGIVTGFSMGPLIPVCSHWLSRSSIMQFLLHLSVLGLALSSQFFPYSTAAPKRVVFQHTFLTADSNRIVDSSYDISVLDSNSLSFLFKYAPQVAKELHLSPDFSFETARLSRHETWMGLFPVSLLFARGLKLPAKSDEMLKQYKHFPNLSTYEPHIIYSGETRRVHLELSLGSLEEIWVAVLNITGPLSSWSFADNMLPAPETYKGGPPSYISRLSGAGNESWNFWLEVNSDEELRVDVAVVDQYLVDEAKKLTGLLPEWADVIAYSSFLSSYVF, via the exons ATGGCGTCCAGGGATGCCTCCGGCTTCAAATTGTTGTTCGGTTTGGCCGTCATGTACGGTCTAATGTCGATGCTGGTGTATTGTGTCATCCAGATGAAATTTATTAAGCCTCTGGAGATGGACGCGCCTCTGGATCGGTTCTCGGAAGCTAGAGCCATCGAACATGTTCGAATTTTAGCCAAAGAGATCGGCGGTCGCCAA GAAGGAAGGCCTGGTTTGAAAGAAGCTGCTCGATATATTATCCGACAGTTGGAAATGATGAAGAAGCGAGCGGGATCCAATACAAG GATTGAAATACAGGAGACCTTTGTTAATGGCAGTTTCAATATGATGTTCTTAGGCCACAGCATATCTCTGGCATACAGAAACCATATAAATGTTCTTATGAG GGTGTCATCAGTGGACTCGCAAATCTCAGACCCATCAGTATTAATGAATGCCCATTTCGATAGTACACTTGGTTCTCCTGGTGCGGGTGATTGTGGTTCATGTGTTG CATCGCTATTGGAAATAGGAAGGCTTGTTGTAGACTCTGGTTGGGTTCCTCCTCGgcctattatttttctttttaatggtgCTGAGGAGCTTTTTATGTTG GGAGCACATGGCTTCATGAAGACACATGAATGGCGTGAGACAATTGGAGCTTTTATAAATGTAGAAGCATCTGGGACAGGTGGTCCAG ATTTGGTTTGTCAGTCTGGACCAGGTCAATGGCCTTCGAAAGTTTATGCTCAATCAGCAATATATCCCATGGCACATAGTGCAGCacag GATGTTTTTCCTGTTATTCCTGGAGATACAGATTACCGAATGTTTTCCGAAGATTATGGCAGCATTCCTGGGCTGGATATTATCTTTCTATTTGGTGGTTATTTTTACCATACATCCCATGATACTGTAGAGAGACTATT ACCTGGAAGTATCCAAGCACGCGGAGAGAATTTGTTTAGCATTTTAAAAGCCTTCACCAATTCTTCTCAGCTAACAAATGCCCATGAAAAAAAGTTTGTCAAAGCTAATGCAAATCTTCATGAGGGTGAACGCGCTGTTTTCTTTGATTACTTGACATTTTTCATG GTATACTATTCAAGAAGGGTAGCTCTAATACTTCACAATATTCCTCTTGCCATCTTCCTTGCCATGCCactctttttatatttaaggtCCTCCGGGTTGCGTTCTTGGTTTGCAGTTTCCTGGGACTTTATGAAAG GAATGTTATTCCATGCTACTGGGGTTATACTAGCAATTCTCTTCCCAATAATTTTTTCTATCCTGAGATTGTTGTTTACTAGTCAAGCAATGAACTG GTTTGCTCATCCATATTTAGCTTTCTTGATGTTTATCCCCCCTGCACTTATTGGTTTGTTGATTCCAAGAGCTGTTTGTGGTTGCTTTCCCCTCTCTCAAGATGCTTCAGTTCTGAAGACATCAACGGAG GCACTATCGGATGAAGCAAGATTTTGGGGAGCTTATGGTTTATATGCTTCAATGACTTCG GCATATCTTGTAGCTGGGCTGAGTGGTGGCTTCTTAACTTTTATGCTGTCTGCTTATATGCTTCTTGCatggattttgttttgcttATCGGTCAAATCTTGTGGTCATCAATTGCTCAG TATTGCTCCTCCCAGGACAGCAGTGTTTTATGTGATAGCTCAAATTCCATCCCTTGCATACTCTGTTTATTTTGGTGGCTTTCTTGTCCAATTCTTGATTGAGAAGATGGGCATGATGGGCACTATTCCACCCCCATATG GCTATTTCATTCCCGATGTTATAGTAGCAGCACTAATTGGAATTGTGACTGGTTTTTCTATGGGCCCTCTAATACCTGTTTGCAGTCACTGGTTATCCAGGTCATCTATTATGCAATTTTTGCTTCATCTTAGTGTGCTAGGCTTGGCTCTTTCATCTCAGTTCTTTCCGTATAGCACAGCTGCACCTAAGAGGGTTGTTTTTCAGCATACTTTTCTGACTGCAG ATAGCAATCGAATTGTGGACTCGAGTTATGATATATCTGTATTGGATTCCAATTCcttatcttttcttttcaaatatgCACCTCAAGTGGCAAAGGAATTACATCTAAGTCCAGACTTCTCTTTTGAAACTGCAAGGTTGTCTCGCCATGAAACTTGGATG GGGCTTTTTCCTGTTTCTTTACTGTTTGCAAGAGGCTTGAAGCTCCCAGCAAAGAGTGATGAAATGTTGAAGCAGTACAAACACTTTCCGAATCTTTCTACTTATGAGCCACACATAATCTATAGTGGGGAAACTCGGAGAGTTCACTTAGAACTTTCCTTAGG TTCTCTGGAGGAGATTTGGGTGGCAGTCCTCAATATTACTGGCCCGTTATCCAGTTGGTCATTTGCAGACAATATGCTCCCAG CTCCTGAAACATACAAGGGAGGCCCGCCATCTTATATATCTCGACTTAGTGGAGCAGGCAACGAGAGTTGGAACTTCTGGCTAGAG GTTAACAGTGATGAAGAGTTGAGAGTGGATGTTGCAGTGGTAGACCAATACTTGGTTGACGAAGCAAAGAAGCTGACCGGCCTTCTTCCAGAGTGGGCGGATGTGATTGCTTATTCTAGCTTTTTGTCTAGTTATGTATTCTAG
- the LOC107428382 gene encoding uncharacterized protein LOC107428382 isoform X2 yields MASRDASGFKLLFGLAVMYGLMSMLVYCVIQMKFIKPLEMDAPLDRFSEARAIEHVRILAKEIGGRQEGRPGLKEAARYIIRQLEMMKKRAGSNTRIEIQETFVNGSFNMMFLGHSISLAYRNHINVLMRVSSVDSQISDPSVLMNAHFDSTLGSPGAGDCGSCVASLLEIGRLVVDSGWVPPRPIIFLFNGAEELFMLGAHGFMKTHEWRETIGAFINVEASGTGGPDLVCQSGPGQWPSKVYAQSAIYPMAHSAAQDVFPVIPGDTDYRMFSEDYGSIPGLDIIFLFGGYFYHTSHDTVERLLPGSIQARGENLFSILKAFTNSSQLTNAHEKKFVKANANLHEGERAVFFDYLTFFMVYYSRRVALILHNIPLAIFLAMPLFLYLRSSGLRSWFAVSWDFMKGMLFHATGVILAILFPIIFSILRLLFTSQAMNWFAHPYLAFLMFIPPALIGLLIPRAVCGCFPLSQDASVLKTSTEALSDEARFWGAYGLYASMTSAYLVAGLSGGFLTFMLSAYMLLAWILFCLSVKSCGHQLLRTAVFYVIAQIPSLAYSVYFGGFLVQFLIEKMGMMGTIPPPYGYFIPDVIVAALIGIVTGFSMGPLIPVCSHWLSRSSIMQFLLHLSVLGLALSSQFFPYSTAAPKRVVFQHTFLTADSNRIVDSSYDISVLDSNSLSFLFKYAPQVAKELHLSPDFSFETARLSRHETWMGLFPVSLLFARGLKLPAKSDEMLKQYKHFPNLSTYEPHIIYSGETRRVHLELSLGSLEEIWVAVLNITGPLSSWSFADNMLPAPETYKGGPPSYISRLSGAGNESWNFWLEVNSDEELRVDVAVVDQYLVDEAKKLTGLLPEWADVIAYSSFLSSYVF; encoded by the exons ATGGCGTCCAGGGATGCCTCCGGCTTCAAATTGTTGTTCGGTTTGGCCGTCATGTACGGTCTAATGTCGATGCTGGTGTATTGTGTCATCCAGATGAAATTTATTAAGCCTCTGGAGATGGACGCGCCTCTGGATCGGTTCTCGGAAGCTAGAGCCATCGAACATGTTCGAATTTTAGCCAAAGAGATCGGCGGTCGCCAA GAAGGAAGGCCTGGTTTGAAAGAAGCTGCTCGATATATTATCCGACAGTTGGAAATGATGAAGAAGCGAGCGGGATCCAATACAAG GATTGAAATACAGGAGACCTTTGTTAATGGCAGTTTCAATATGATGTTCTTAGGCCACAGCATATCTCTGGCATACAGAAACCATATAAATGTTCTTATGAG GGTGTCATCAGTGGACTCGCAAATCTCAGACCCATCAGTATTAATGAATGCCCATTTCGATAGTACACTTGGTTCTCCTGGTGCGGGTGATTGTGGTTCATGTGTTG CATCGCTATTGGAAATAGGAAGGCTTGTTGTAGACTCTGGTTGGGTTCCTCCTCGgcctattatttttctttttaatggtgCTGAGGAGCTTTTTATGTTG GGAGCACATGGCTTCATGAAGACACATGAATGGCGTGAGACAATTGGAGCTTTTATAAATGTAGAAGCATCTGGGACAGGTGGTCCAG ATTTGGTTTGTCAGTCTGGACCAGGTCAATGGCCTTCGAAAGTTTATGCTCAATCAGCAATATATCCCATGGCACATAGTGCAGCacag GATGTTTTTCCTGTTATTCCTGGAGATACAGATTACCGAATGTTTTCCGAAGATTATGGCAGCATTCCTGGGCTGGATATTATCTTTCTATTTGGTGGTTATTTTTACCATACATCCCATGATACTGTAGAGAGACTATT ACCTGGAAGTATCCAAGCACGCGGAGAGAATTTGTTTAGCATTTTAAAAGCCTTCACCAATTCTTCTCAGCTAACAAATGCCCATGAAAAAAAGTTTGTCAAAGCTAATGCAAATCTTCATGAGGGTGAACGCGCTGTTTTCTTTGATTACTTGACATTTTTCATG GTATACTATTCAAGAAGGGTAGCTCTAATACTTCACAATATTCCTCTTGCCATCTTCCTTGCCATGCCactctttttatatttaaggtCCTCCGGGTTGCGTTCTTGGTTTGCAGTTTCCTGGGACTTTATGAAAG GAATGTTATTCCATGCTACTGGGGTTATACTAGCAATTCTCTTCCCAATAATTTTTTCTATCCTGAGATTGTTGTTTACTAGTCAAGCAATGAACTG GTTTGCTCATCCATATTTAGCTTTCTTGATGTTTATCCCCCCTGCACTTATTGGTTTGTTGATTCCAAGAGCTGTTTGTGGTTGCTTTCCCCTCTCTCAAGATGCTTCAGTTCTGAAGACATCAACGGAG GCACTATCGGATGAAGCAAGATTTTGGGGAGCTTATGGTTTATATGCTTCAATGACTTCG GCATATCTTGTAGCTGGGCTGAGTGGTGGCTTCTTAACTTTTATGCTGTCTGCTTATATGCTTCTTGCatggattttgttttgcttATCGGTCAAATCTTGTGGTCATCAATTGCTCAG GACAGCAGTGTTTTATGTGATAGCTCAAATTCCATCCCTTGCATACTCTGTTTATTTTGGTGGCTTTCTTGTCCAATTCTTGATTGAGAAGATGGGCATGATGGGCACTATTCCACCCCCATATG GCTATTTCATTCCCGATGTTATAGTAGCAGCACTAATTGGAATTGTGACTGGTTTTTCTATGGGCCCTCTAATACCTGTTTGCAGTCACTGGTTATCCAGGTCATCTATTATGCAATTTTTGCTTCATCTTAGTGTGCTAGGCTTGGCTCTTTCATCTCAGTTCTTTCCGTATAGCACAGCTGCACCTAAGAGGGTTGTTTTTCAGCATACTTTTCTGACTGCAG ATAGCAATCGAATTGTGGACTCGAGTTATGATATATCTGTATTGGATTCCAATTCcttatcttttcttttcaaatatgCACCTCAAGTGGCAAAGGAATTACATCTAAGTCCAGACTTCTCTTTTGAAACTGCAAGGTTGTCTCGCCATGAAACTTGGATG GGGCTTTTTCCTGTTTCTTTACTGTTTGCAAGAGGCTTGAAGCTCCCAGCAAAGAGTGATGAAATGTTGAAGCAGTACAAACACTTTCCGAATCTTTCTACTTATGAGCCACACATAATCTATAGTGGGGAAACTCGGAGAGTTCACTTAGAACTTTCCTTAGG TTCTCTGGAGGAGATTTGGGTGGCAGTCCTCAATATTACTGGCCCGTTATCCAGTTGGTCATTTGCAGACAATATGCTCCCAG CTCCTGAAACATACAAGGGAGGCCCGCCATCTTATATATCTCGACTTAGTGGAGCAGGCAACGAGAGTTGGAACTTCTGGCTAGAG GTTAACAGTGATGAAGAGTTGAGAGTGGATGTTGCAGTGGTAGACCAATACTTGGTTGACGAAGCAAAGAAGCTGACCGGCCTTCTTCCAGAGTGGGCGGATGTGATTGCTTATTCTAGCTTTTTGTCTAGTTATGTATTCTAG
- the LOC107428382 gene encoding uncharacterized protein LOC107428382 isoform X4 translates to MASRDASGFKLLFGLAVMYGLMSMLVYCVIQMKFIKPLEMDAPLDRFSEARAIEHVRILAKEIGGRQEGRPGLKEAARYIIRQLEMMKKRAGSNTRIEIQETFVNGSFNMMFLGHSISLAYRNHINVLMRVSSVDSQISDPSVLMNAHFDSTLGSPGAGDCGSCVASLLEIGRLVVDSGWVPPRPIIFLFNGAEELFMLGAHGFMKTHEWRETIGAFINVEASGTGGPDLVCQSGPGQWPSKVYAQSAIYPMAHSAAQDVFPVIPGDTDYRMFSEDYGSIPGLDIIFLFGGYFYHTSHDTVERLLPGSIQARGENLFSILKAFTNSSQLTNAHEKKFVKANANLHEGERAVFFDYLTFFMVYYSRRVALILHNIPLAIFLAMPLFLYLRSSGLRSWFAVSWDFMKGMLFHATGVILAILFPIIFSILRLLFTSQAMNWFAHPYLAFLMFIPPALIGLLIPRAVCGCFPLSQDASVLKTSTEALSDEARFWGAYGLYASMTSAYLVAGLSGGFLTFMLSAYMLLAWILFCLSVKSCGHQLLRTAVFYVIAQIPSLAYSVYFGGFLVQFLIEKMGMMGTIPPPYDSNRIVDSSYDISVLDSNSLSFLFKYAPQVAKELHLSPDFSFETARLSRHETWMGLFPVSLLFARGLKLPAKSDEMLKQYKHFPNLSTYEPHIIYSGETRRVHLELSLGSLEEIWVAVLNITGPLSSWSFADNMLPAPETYKGGPPSYISRLSGAGNESWNFWLEVNSDEELRVDVAVVDQYLVDEAKKLTGLLPEWADVIAYSSFLSSYVF, encoded by the exons ATGGCGTCCAGGGATGCCTCCGGCTTCAAATTGTTGTTCGGTTTGGCCGTCATGTACGGTCTAATGTCGATGCTGGTGTATTGTGTCATCCAGATGAAATTTATTAAGCCTCTGGAGATGGACGCGCCTCTGGATCGGTTCTCGGAAGCTAGAGCCATCGAACATGTTCGAATTTTAGCCAAAGAGATCGGCGGTCGCCAA GAAGGAAGGCCTGGTTTGAAAGAAGCTGCTCGATATATTATCCGACAGTTGGAAATGATGAAGAAGCGAGCGGGATCCAATACAAG GATTGAAATACAGGAGACCTTTGTTAATGGCAGTTTCAATATGATGTTCTTAGGCCACAGCATATCTCTGGCATACAGAAACCATATAAATGTTCTTATGAG GGTGTCATCAGTGGACTCGCAAATCTCAGACCCATCAGTATTAATGAATGCCCATTTCGATAGTACACTTGGTTCTCCTGGTGCGGGTGATTGTGGTTCATGTGTTG CATCGCTATTGGAAATAGGAAGGCTTGTTGTAGACTCTGGTTGGGTTCCTCCTCGgcctattatttttctttttaatggtgCTGAGGAGCTTTTTATGTTG GGAGCACATGGCTTCATGAAGACACATGAATGGCGTGAGACAATTGGAGCTTTTATAAATGTAGAAGCATCTGGGACAGGTGGTCCAG ATTTGGTTTGTCAGTCTGGACCAGGTCAATGGCCTTCGAAAGTTTATGCTCAATCAGCAATATATCCCATGGCACATAGTGCAGCacag GATGTTTTTCCTGTTATTCCTGGAGATACAGATTACCGAATGTTTTCCGAAGATTATGGCAGCATTCCTGGGCTGGATATTATCTTTCTATTTGGTGGTTATTTTTACCATACATCCCATGATACTGTAGAGAGACTATT ACCTGGAAGTATCCAAGCACGCGGAGAGAATTTGTTTAGCATTTTAAAAGCCTTCACCAATTCTTCTCAGCTAACAAATGCCCATGAAAAAAAGTTTGTCAAAGCTAATGCAAATCTTCATGAGGGTGAACGCGCTGTTTTCTTTGATTACTTGACATTTTTCATG GTATACTATTCAAGAAGGGTAGCTCTAATACTTCACAATATTCCTCTTGCCATCTTCCTTGCCATGCCactctttttatatttaaggtCCTCCGGGTTGCGTTCTTGGTTTGCAGTTTCCTGGGACTTTATGAAAG GAATGTTATTCCATGCTACTGGGGTTATACTAGCAATTCTCTTCCCAATAATTTTTTCTATCCTGAGATTGTTGTTTACTAGTCAAGCAATGAACTG GTTTGCTCATCCATATTTAGCTTTCTTGATGTTTATCCCCCCTGCACTTATTGGTTTGTTGATTCCAAGAGCTGTTTGTGGTTGCTTTCCCCTCTCTCAAGATGCTTCAGTTCTGAAGACATCAACGGAG GCACTATCGGATGAAGCAAGATTTTGGGGAGCTTATGGTTTATATGCTTCAATGACTTCG GCATATCTTGTAGCTGGGCTGAGTGGTGGCTTCTTAACTTTTATGCTGTCTGCTTATATGCTTCTTGCatggattttgttttgcttATCGGTCAAATCTTGTGGTCATCAATTGCTCAG GACAGCAGTGTTTTATGTGATAGCTCAAATTCCATCCCTTGCATACTCTGTTTATTTTGGTGGCTTTCTTGTCCAATTCTTGATTGAGAAGATGGGCATGATGGGCACTATTCCACCCCCATATG ATAGCAATCGAATTGTGGACTCGAGTTATGATATATCTGTATTGGATTCCAATTCcttatcttttcttttcaaatatgCACCTCAAGTGGCAAAGGAATTACATCTAAGTCCAGACTTCTCTTTTGAAACTGCAAGGTTGTCTCGCCATGAAACTTGGATG GGGCTTTTTCCTGTTTCTTTACTGTTTGCAAGAGGCTTGAAGCTCCCAGCAAAGAGTGATGAAATGTTGAAGCAGTACAAACACTTTCCGAATCTTTCTACTTATGAGCCACACATAATCTATAGTGGGGAAACTCGGAGAGTTCACTTAGAACTTTCCTTAGG TTCTCTGGAGGAGATTTGGGTGGCAGTCCTCAATATTACTGGCCCGTTATCCAGTTGGTCATTTGCAGACAATATGCTCCCAG CTCCTGAAACATACAAGGGAGGCCCGCCATCTTATATATCTCGACTTAGTGGAGCAGGCAACGAGAGTTGGAACTTCTGGCTAGAG GTTAACAGTGATGAAGAGTTGAGAGTGGATGTTGCAGTGGTAGACCAATACTTGGTTGACGAAGCAAAGAAGCTGACCGGCCTTCTTCCAGAGTGGGCGGATGTGATTGCTTATTCTAGCTTTTTGTCTAGTTATGTATTCTAG
- the LOC107428382 gene encoding uncharacterized protein LOC107428382 isoform X3, giving the protein MASRDASGFKLLFGLAVMYGLMSMLVYCVIQMKFIKPLEMDAPLDRFSEARAIEHVRILAKEIGGRQEGRPGLKEAARYIIRQLEMMKKRAGSNTRIEIQETFVNGSFNMMFLGHSISLAYRNHINVLMRVSSVDSQISDPSVLMNAHFDSTLGSPGAGDCGSCVASLLEIGRLVVDSGWVPPRPIIFLFNGAEELFMLGAHGFMKTHEWRETIGAFINVEASGTGGPDLVCQSGPGQWPSKVYAQSAIYPMAHSAAQDVFPVIPGDTDYRMFSEDYGSIPGLDIIFLFGGYFYHTSHDTVERLLPGSIQARGENLFSILKAFTNSSQLTNAHEKKFVKANANLHEGERAVFFDYLTFFMVYYSRRVALILHNIPLAIFLAMPLFLYLRSSGLRSWFAVSWDFMKGMLFHATGVILAILFPIIFSILRLLFTSQAMNWFAHPYLAFLMFIPPALIGLLIPRAVCGCFPLSQDASVLKTSTEALSDEARFWGAYGLYASMTSAYLVAGLSGGFLTFMLSAYMLLAWILFCLSVKSCGHQLLSIAPPRTAVFYVIAQIPSLAYSVYFGGFLVQFLIEKMGMMGTIPPPYDSNRIVDSSYDISVLDSNSLSFLFKYAPQVAKELHLSPDFSFETARLSRHETWMGLFPVSLLFARGLKLPAKSDEMLKQYKHFPNLSTYEPHIIYSGETRRVHLELSLGSLEEIWVAVLNITGPLSSWSFADNMLPAPETYKGGPPSYISRLSGAGNESWNFWLEVNSDEELRVDVAVVDQYLVDEAKKLTGLLPEWADVIAYSSFLSSYVF; this is encoded by the exons ATGGCGTCCAGGGATGCCTCCGGCTTCAAATTGTTGTTCGGTTTGGCCGTCATGTACGGTCTAATGTCGATGCTGGTGTATTGTGTCATCCAGATGAAATTTATTAAGCCTCTGGAGATGGACGCGCCTCTGGATCGGTTCTCGGAAGCTAGAGCCATCGAACATGTTCGAATTTTAGCCAAAGAGATCGGCGGTCGCCAA GAAGGAAGGCCTGGTTTGAAAGAAGCTGCTCGATATATTATCCGACAGTTGGAAATGATGAAGAAGCGAGCGGGATCCAATACAAG GATTGAAATACAGGAGACCTTTGTTAATGGCAGTTTCAATATGATGTTCTTAGGCCACAGCATATCTCTGGCATACAGAAACCATATAAATGTTCTTATGAG GGTGTCATCAGTGGACTCGCAAATCTCAGACCCATCAGTATTAATGAATGCCCATTTCGATAGTACACTTGGTTCTCCTGGTGCGGGTGATTGTGGTTCATGTGTTG CATCGCTATTGGAAATAGGAAGGCTTGTTGTAGACTCTGGTTGGGTTCCTCCTCGgcctattatttttctttttaatggtgCTGAGGAGCTTTTTATGTTG GGAGCACATGGCTTCATGAAGACACATGAATGGCGTGAGACAATTGGAGCTTTTATAAATGTAGAAGCATCTGGGACAGGTGGTCCAG ATTTGGTTTGTCAGTCTGGACCAGGTCAATGGCCTTCGAAAGTTTATGCTCAATCAGCAATATATCCCATGGCACATAGTGCAGCacag GATGTTTTTCCTGTTATTCCTGGAGATACAGATTACCGAATGTTTTCCGAAGATTATGGCAGCATTCCTGGGCTGGATATTATCTTTCTATTTGGTGGTTATTTTTACCATACATCCCATGATACTGTAGAGAGACTATT ACCTGGAAGTATCCAAGCACGCGGAGAGAATTTGTTTAGCATTTTAAAAGCCTTCACCAATTCTTCTCAGCTAACAAATGCCCATGAAAAAAAGTTTGTCAAAGCTAATGCAAATCTTCATGAGGGTGAACGCGCTGTTTTCTTTGATTACTTGACATTTTTCATG GTATACTATTCAAGAAGGGTAGCTCTAATACTTCACAATATTCCTCTTGCCATCTTCCTTGCCATGCCactctttttatatttaaggtCCTCCGGGTTGCGTTCTTGGTTTGCAGTTTCCTGGGACTTTATGAAAG GAATGTTATTCCATGCTACTGGGGTTATACTAGCAATTCTCTTCCCAATAATTTTTTCTATCCTGAGATTGTTGTTTACTAGTCAAGCAATGAACTG GTTTGCTCATCCATATTTAGCTTTCTTGATGTTTATCCCCCCTGCACTTATTGGTTTGTTGATTCCAAGAGCTGTTTGTGGTTGCTTTCCCCTCTCTCAAGATGCTTCAGTTCTGAAGACATCAACGGAG GCACTATCGGATGAAGCAAGATTTTGGGGAGCTTATGGTTTATATGCTTCAATGACTTCG GCATATCTTGTAGCTGGGCTGAGTGGTGGCTTCTTAACTTTTATGCTGTCTGCTTATATGCTTCTTGCatggattttgttttgcttATCGGTCAAATCTTGTGGTCATCAATTGCTCAG TATTGCTCCTCCCAGGACAGCAGTGTTTTATGTGATAGCTCAAATTCCATCCCTTGCATACTCTGTTTATTTTGGTGGCTTTCTTGTCCAATTCTTGATTGAGAAGATGGGCATGATGGGCACTATTCCACCCCCATATG ATAGCAATCGAATTGTGGACTCGAGTTATGATATATCTGTATTGGATTCCAATTCcttatcttttcttttcaaatatgCACCTCAAGTGGCAAAGGAATTACATCTAAGTCCAGACTTCTCTTTTGAAACTGCAAGGTTGTCTCGCCATGAAACTTGGATG GGGCTTTTTCCTGTTTCTTTACTGTTTGCAAGAGGCTTGAAGCTCCCAGCAAAGAGTGATGAAATGTTGAAGCAGTACAAACACTTTCCGAATCTTTCTACTTATGAGCCACACATAATCTATAGTGGGGAAACTCGGAGAGTTCACTTAGAACTTTCCTTAGG TTCTCTGGAGGAGATTTGGGTGGCAGTCCTCAATATTACTGGCCCGTTATCCAGTTGGTCATTTGCAGACAATATGCTCCCAG CTCCTGAAACATACAAGGGAGGCCCGCCATCTTATATATCTCGACTTAGTGGAGCAGGCAACGAGAGTTGGAACTTCTGGCTAGAG GTTAACAGTGATGAAGAGTTGAGAGTGGATGTTGCAGTGGTAGACCAATACTTGGTTGACGAAGCAAAGAAGCTGACCGGCCTTCTTCCAGAGTGGGCGGATGTGATTGCTTATTCTAGCTTTTTGTCTAGTTATGTATTCTAG